CCAGAAGAGGGTTTACGCGGCATCAAAACAGCAAGCGCAAGACCTGTCAGGCCAATCGCCCAAGCCCACCGGTTGTAATGTACCGAAATTGAGGAGGATGTATCGGTTTGCCCGCCAACCATCGAGGTCGCAATCGCAAGGATACTCACCCCAAAAAACACCGCACCAACCGGCCCAAGTCGCGAAACGCCAACCCAAACAAGAGCGGGTAACAAACAAAGTGCGAGCCCCAATTGAACGATTGCGAAGCTCATCCCAAAACCAACGTCAAAATTAGCCACCCAAAGTATCGGCGCGAACGCAAAAACTCCGATGGGCGTTTGAATATCAGTGTGAATTCCCCCCCCAATCTTAATCGCTGTAAAATATCCAAGAGATGGAGGATGTCGGATTCGTGCTTCCCCAAATACATGCCCCCCTTGGCAAGCGTCAGGCCTGAAAAGACAACGGTGGTTCCGAACAAAATAGCGAAAAGGAGAATTGAATTGATTTGTTTCATTGGCGCCCGCGTTAACTTTTAAGCAACACTAGCCGCAGACCATACGTCTTGCAAAACCTCCTGCGCGTTTTTTGTGGTCATTCCTACAAAGCGCGGTAGAATCACCACAAAAAGAGCAGTTCTAACCAATTGGCAAACAAACAGGTATTTCAAATGTCTTATGAATCCACGGGTGTTGTTGCCCCTCCTGCCCCAAAACGTCTCAACGAGATGAATCTCTCGCCTGTGATGATGCGCGACATACTTCTGAAAACGCTGTTTCGGCAGAATATTGAAATGGTATCCGAAATTGCCAAGGCTGTGTGCCTCCCGATGCCCGTCACCCAAGAATTGGTAGATATGGCCCGCGAGCAACGTTTGCTTGAGGCTACAGGGACTCTTCACGCCAACTCCGGCAATGAAATGGGATACCAACTGACGGATCAGGGAAAAGCACGTGCCTTAGATGCTCTAAGCCAGTCCGAATATTATGGTGCCATGCCAGTCCCCCTCGCGGTCTATCAGGAACAGGTCAAACGCCAATCCATCCGCAATATCATGATCAACAGGGCGCAACTGAACGGTGCAATGGGGCATTTGATCCTACCGCCAACGCTCCTCGACCAACTGGGGCCTGCAGTGAGTTCTGGGCGCTCAATCCTGATGTATGGCCCTCCTGGCAACGGGAAGTCCTCGATTTCGAACGGGATTCGCGACGCGCTTGGCGACAAAATATTCGTACCGCGCGCCATTGAATATGCCGGTCAGGTGATCACGGTCTATGACCCGATTGTGCACAGTGCTGCAGAAGCGCAGGAGGAGGATCCAAACTCGCTGCGACGTGCCTCCAACCGTTTTGACACACGCTATGTGCGGTGCGAGCGCCCCACGGTTATCACCGGTGGCGAGTTGTCTCTCTCCATGCTCAACCTTGTCTACAACCCAACTTCCCGCACCTATCAAGCGCCTCTCCAGCTTAAATCCACGGGCGGCGTCTTTATTGTGGACGACCTTGGACGCCAAGAGGAGTCACCACAGGCTCTCATCAACCGTTGGATTGTGCCGCTTGAAGAGGGCAAAGATATCCTATCTCTACAATCGGGCGAAAAATTTGAGGTTCCGTTCGACACGCTGGTCATATTCTCTACCAACTTCCACCCAAACGAGATTTTCGATAGAGCGGCTCTGCGCCGGATCTTCTTTAAAATCAAAATTGATGGTCCCGACCAAGAAGACTACATCAAGATTTTTGCCATGATGGCACGCCGTCGGAAAATGCCCCTAGACGAAGCCGCCCTAGTGCATTTGCTAAAAAAGAAATATCCCGAAATCGACAACGTTTATGCCAACTATCAGCCTATCTTCCTGATCGACCAAATGATCGCGATTTGCGAGTTTGAGGGGATACCCTATCAGATGTCCCCCGACCTGATCGACCGCGCATGGGCCAATATGTTCGTAAAAGACGAGGCGATTATTCACTAACAGCTTGGCCCTTCCCTCGCGGAAGGGCTTGGAAAAAGGTTGAAACCACGGCAATCTTCTCCCTGAATGTCAAAGGAGAATGCTATGTCGGAACGTGTATCCCTATCAATGGATGGGCCTGTCGCGGTCGTTGCGCTCTGCCGTCCGGAAAAACGCAACGCGCTTGATCTGGAAATGATCCAAGCGATTG
This Falsihalocynthiibacter arcticus DNA region includes the following protein-coding sequences:
- a CDS encoding ATPase, coding for MSYESTGVVAPPAPKRLNEMNLSPVMMRDILLKTLFRQNIEMVSEIAKAVCLPMPVTQELVDMAREQRLLEATGTLHANSGNEMGYQLTDQGKARALDALSQSEYYGAMPVPLAVYQEQVKRQSIRNIMINRAQLNGAMGHLILPPTLLDQLGPAVSSGRSILMYGPPGNGKSSISNGIRDALGDKIFVPRAIEYAGQVITVYDPIVHSAAEAQEEDPNSLRRASNRFDTRYVRCERPTVITGGELSLSMLNLVYNPTSRTYQAPLQLKSTGGVFIVDDLGRQEESPQALINRWIVPLEEGKDILSLQSGEKFEVPFDTLVIFSTNFHPNEIFDRAALRRIFFKIKIDGPDQEDYIKIFAMMARRRKMPLDEAALVHLLKKKYPEIDNVYANYQPIFLIDQMIAICEFEGIPYQMSPDLIDRAWANMFVKDEAIIH